Proteins from a genomic interval of Pseudodesulfovibrio nedwellii:
- a CDS encoding uracil-xanthine permease family protein: MSNIHSTEYNFRPKDALLGAQMLFVAFGALVLVPLLTGLDANVALFTAGAGTLVFQVITKGKVPVFLASSFAFIAPIIYGVQTWGIPATMCGLIGAGLLYVILSFLIRIYGSEMLRRVLPPIVTGPVIMVIGLILAPVAVHMAMGRSGDGGAWLVPNITAIIIAGAALLTTILASLLGKGWIKLIPILLGITVGYVTSLILDATGFSAAQQAAFDPGTLQNWTAPALVSFQKIADAPVLAIPNFTFPTWNLEAILFIIPVAIAPAIEHFGDVLAIGGISGKDYVKDPGIQNTLLGDGVATSLAACLGGPPNTTYSEVSGAVALTHAFNPAIMTWAAITAILLAFVGKLGAFLGTIPVPVMGGIMILLFGAITVIGINTLVRARTDLMLPRNLAIVAMILVFGIGGMSFDLVIVKLGGIGLAGIVGVILNLVLPCKDCDAPLPDEINPAAPDHRTDL, translated from the coding sequence ATGAGTAACATTCATTCCACCGAGTATAATTTCAGACCCAAAGACGCGTTGCTCGGCGCGCAAATGCTTTTTGTCGCGTTCGGCGCACTGGTACTGGTACCACTGTTGACCGGTCTTGACGCCAACGTAGCCTTATTTACCGCTGGCGCAGGCACCCTGGTTTTCCAAGTCATCACCAAAGGCAAGGTGCCTGTTTTTCTGGCATCATCCTTTGCCTTCATCGCCCCCATCATCTATGGCGTGCAGACTTGGGGCATCCCCGCCACCATGTGTGGATTAATCGGCGCGGGCCTGCTCTACGTCATACTCAGCTTCCTGATCCGTATTTACGGTTCCGAAATGCTTCGCCGTGTTCTGCCCCCGATCGTCACTGGCCCGGTCATCATGGTTATCGGCCTGATCCTTGCCCCGGTTGCCGTACACATGGCTATGGGACGTTCAGGTGATGGTGGAGCCTGGCTGGTACCTAATATCACCGCAATAATCATTGCCGGTGCAGCCCTTCTGACTACAATCCTGGCTTCCCTGCTTGGTAAAGGTTGGATCAAGCTCATCCCGATCCTGCTCGGTATCACAGTCGGGTACGTCACATCCCTGATTCTGGACGCAACCGGCTTCTCAGCAGCTCAACAGGCCGCTTTCGATCCTGGCACTCTCCAGAACTGGACCGCACCCGCACTGGTCAGTTTCCAAAAAATAGCAGACGCTCCGGTTCTGGCAATCCCGAACTTCACATTTCCCACCTGGAATCTCGAAGCCATCCTGTTCATCATCCCGGTCGCCATTGCACCGGCCATCGAACACTTTGGTGATGTTCTCGCTATAGGTGGCATCTCCGGCAAAGATTACGTCAAGGATCCCGGCATCCAAAACACCTTGCTCGGCGATGGTGTTGCCACTTCCCTGGCTGCATGTCTGGGCGGACCTCCGAACACCACTTACTCCGAAGTTTCCGGCGCAGTTGCACTGACCCATGCCTTCAACCCGGCCATCATGACTTGGGCCGCCATTACCGCTATCCTGCTGGCCTTTGTCGGCAAGCTCGGCGCATTCCTTGGCACCATCCCCGTCCCTGTTATGGGCGGCATCATGATCCTGCTCTTCGGTGCCATCACCGTCATCGGCATCAACACGCTTGTTCGTGCCAGAACCGACCTGATGCTTCCACGTAATCTCGCCATCGTGGCCATGATTCTCGTGTTCGGTATCGGCGGAATGAGTTTTGACCTCGTCATCGTCAAACTCGGCGGCATCGGTCTGGCCGGTATTGTCGGCGTTATTCTGAACCTCGTCCTGCCCTGTAAGGACTGCGATGCACCGCTGCCCGACGAAATCAATCCCGCAGCCCCGGATCACCGCACCGATCTCTAA
- the upp gene encoding uracil phosphoribosyltransferase, protein MALHLVDHPLIRHKVGLLRSYDISTSHFRTLSNEITRLLTYEATKDFATEKKTIKGWAGDVEVDCIKGKMVTVVPILRAGLGMMDGVFDMIPGAKASVVGFYRDEETLEPVQYYVKLANKIEERTALILDPMLATGGTLEATIRLLKDAGCKSIRGLFLCAAPEGVDRILKDHPEVDIYTAALDERLNDIGYIIPGLGDAGDKIFGTK, encoded by the coding sequence GTGGCCTTACATCTGGTAGATCACCCGCTTATCCGACACAAAGTCGGCCTGCTTCGTTCTTATGACATTTCCACCAGCCATTTTCGCACGCTGTCAAACGAGATCACCCGTCTTCTGACGTACGAAGCCACAAAAGACTTCGCAACCGAAAAGAAAACCATCAAGGGATGGGCCGGTGACGTCGAAGTCGACTGCATCAAGGGCAAAATGGTCACTGTCGTGCCTATCCTGCGCGCAGGTTTAGGTATGATGGACGGCGTGTTTGATATGATTCCCGGCGCTAAAGCATCCGTTGTCGGTTTTTATCGCGACGAAGAGACCCTTGAGCCTGTCCAGTACTACGTCAAGCTCGCCAACAAGATCGAAGAACGCACCGCGCTCATCCTTGATCCCATGTTGGCCACTGGCGGTACTCTGGAGGCAACCATCCGTCTGCTCAAAGACGCTGGCTGTAAATCTATCCGAGGCCTGTTCCTGTGTGCCGCGCCTGAAGGCGTTGATCGCATTCTCAAGGACCATCCCGAAGTGGATATTTACACAGCCGCTCTTGATGAGCGACTCAACGACATCGGATACATTATCCCCGGTCTTGGAGACGCGGGAGACAAGATATTCGGTACCAAGTAG